The genomic segment CTGCATGGCCGCTATTGAAGCCGAGCGCTTCCTGGCCGAGCAGGGGTTGTGAGGGAATGAAAACGCCGCAATAAGGGTTTATTCTCGCGGAGCGTTGAGGCTCCAGGAGGTTTTTGCATGGTGGAACTGACTGAAAAGGCTGCGGAAAAGGTGAAGTTCTTTGCGCAAACGATGCCGGAAGCGGCGGGAAAGGCCCTGCGGATCTTCATCGAGGGCGGCGGTTGCTCCGGTTTCCAGTACGGGTTTACCTTTGACGACCGGCAAGAAGGCGACACGGTTATTGAAGCCCACGGCATCACCGTGGTCATTGATCCCCTGTCCGCCCAGTACCTGGCCGGGGCCACCGTGGATTTCGTGGAAGACTTCCGCGGTTCCGGCTTTGTGGTGGACAACCCCAACGCCGTGCGTTCCTGCGGCTGCGGGCATTCCTTTGCGGTGGAGTAAGGGTGGCCATTTCTTCCCCCCCAAACCTGGCCTCCCTGGCAAGCTTAGAGATGGCCGGTAACGCCGGCCGCATTCGCGAGGTGGTGCGCCTGGGGCACCCGGTGTTACGGGAGCGGGCCCAGGAGGTCCCCCCCGAGCGCTTTGGCACCCGCAAGCTGCGGGAGCTGGCCCTGGACCTGGTGCGCACCATGCACGCCGCCTCCGGGGTAGGCTTGGCGGCGCCGCAAATTGCCGTGGGGTGGCGGGTTTTCGCTTACTACGTGCCGGCGGATTACGGGGAAGACGTTCCCCCTCGGGTTTTGGTCAACCCCGTGCTCACGCCTCTGGACCAGCGCCAGGAGGAGGACTGGGAGGGCTGCCTTTCCATCCCCGGTCTTCGGGGTCTCGTGCCCCGATACCTGCGCGTGGGGGTGAAGGCTCAAAACCTGGAAGGCGAGGTGGTGGAGTTCGAGGCTTCGGGCTTCCACGCCCGGGTCATCCAGCACGAGTACGACCACCTGGACGGCGTGGTGTTTTTGGACCGCATGCGCTCGCTGGCCTCCCTCTCCTTTGAGTCCGAGTGGGAGCGCTTTGCCCAAAAGAGCGAAACGTAAGGCTTTCTCGCGGGCAATTTCCGGGGCAGGTTAAAAGCGTACAATGACGCCGGC from the Thermoanaerobaculum aquaticum genome contains:
- the erpA gene encoding iron-sulfur cluster insertion protein ErpA gives rise to the protein MVELTEKAAEKVKFFAQTMPEAAGKALRIFIEGGGCSGFQYGFTFDDRQEGDTVIEAHGITVVIDPLSAQYLAGATVDFVEDFRGSGFVVDNPNAVRSCGCGHSFAVE
- the def gene encoding peptide deformylase, with the protein product MAISSPPNLASLASLEMAGNAGRIREVVRLGHPVLRERAQEVPPERFGTRKLRELALDLVRTMHAASGVGLAAPQIAVGWRVFAYYVPADYGEDVPPRVLVNPVLTPLDQRQEEDWEGCLSIPGLRGLVPRYLRVGVKAQNLEGEVVEFEASGFHARVIQHEYDHLDGVVFLDRMRSLASLSFESEWERFAQKSET